In Verrucomicrobiia bacterium, a single window of DNA contains:
- a CDS encoding MASE1 domain-containing protein, protein MKFSQNKNLTTFTRVVILTAFYFVGGMLGKQASFMSGSVALVWPPAGIALAAILLFGYRFWPGVALGAVLFSLMNGVPLGFFTFGTAVGNTVGAVVCAFLLRQSFVFNNAMESTRGVVGYIGLACFLGTTVNAAFNVVGLAYAGNVAWTNLFPGILEWWVPNALAALVVAPFLITWATPAASISWQPRLVAEAVICAVGLVVGTLISFQSWFVYGIQNYPLAYLPFPFLVWGALRFGQRGATTGTLVVSVLAIHSLLHGRGPFVTHTERDSLMLIGSYIGILAVTNMLLAAAAAERRLAERSVSQSERRFRAVVEDQTDLICRFTPTGEITFVNGAYCRFRGRTQAELLGTNFLQTLNAEDRAVALSYFNDLPPTQPAVSFDHRVAGADGAELWQQFTVRHLFPEGDGPHEFQAVIQDITARKQSEQALQASEKKYRSLVANIPDVVWTVNARRELIYISDNVETILGFKPREIMSLPGAWWLDGIHPDDVAQVETAYQKLFEGGEQLDVEYRFRRADGEWIWLQSRATATRVADGVLCTDGLLSEITQRKRSEEALQQAKEAAEAANRAKSQFLANMSHELRTPLNAIIGFSEILGDQTFGPLNERQLRYAGNILNSGRHLLQLINDILDLSKVEASRMELARTAFNVGDALNNVQAIVKSLANKKHIALEMKVAADLAPLNADESKFKQIMYNLLSNAIKFTPDAGRVTVTATGEPAGADADPTVSGWLRVGVGDTGIGIHPRDHERIFHEFEQVDSSYGRQQQGTGLGLTLTRKLVELHGGRLWVESEGVEGRGSTFTFLLPLVRNDERPGEFASSDGVLRPLVLVVATAEERQQLVSDCLRRAGYGVAAVPGVAALRSELQRSRPYAVAMDEQLLPAGDAGTADLRSMIPGGTPAIVFSTTADGSPGFKLWTESDAGWEPFRPRLVEAIRPTASTSAKEVRTVVVIDDEPALLELLTKTLLYKGFQVLPSTDGRRGIEFAAGFHPDAIILDLSMPECDGRQVLDQLRARPETRQIPILIHTGTVLNEDERQRLAAHVHSITFKTNHAGLFEDLARLEATAEATVQT, encoded by the coding sequence TTGAAATTCAGCCAAAACAAGAATCTGACGACGTTCACCCGCGTGGTGATCCTCACGGCCTTTTATTTTGTGGGCGGCATGTTGGGGAAGCAGGCCTCGTTCATGTCGGGCAGCGTCGCCCTCGTCTGGCCGCCGGCAGGAATCGCCCTGGCGGCCATTTTGTTGTTCGGCTACCGGTTCTGGCCGGGCGTGGCGCTGGGCGCCGTGTTGTTCTCCCTCATGAACGGCGTGCCGCTGGGCTTTTTCACCTTCGGCACCGCGGTCGGGAACACCGTCGGCGCGGTGGTGTGCGCCTTCCTGCTCCGGCAGAGTTTTGTCTTCAACAATGCGATGGAAAGCACGCGCGGCGTCGTGGGCTACATCGGCCTCGCGTGTTTCCTCGGCACCACGGTCAATGCCGCCTTCAACGTCGTCGGGCTCGCCTACGCCGGCAACGTGGCGTGGACGAATTTGTTTCCGGGCATTCTGGAATGGTGGGTGCCCAACGCGCTTGCCGCCCTGGTTGTGGCGCCGTTTCTGATTACCTGGGCCACGCCGGCCGCCAGCATTTCGTGGCAGCCCCGGCTGGTCGCGGAAGCGGTGATCTGTGCCGTCGGGCTCGTCGTGGGCACACTGATTTCGTTTCAATCGTGGTTTGTTTACGGCATTCAAAATTATCCGCTGGCGTATCTGCCCTTCCCCTTTCTCGTCTGGGGCGCGCTGCGGTTTGGCCAGCGGGGCGCGACCACCGGCACCCTGGTGGTGAGTGTGCTGGCCATTCACTCGCTGCTCCACGGGCGCGGGCCCTTTGTCACGCACACCGAGCGGGACAGCTTGATGCTGATTGGCAGTTACATCGGCATTCTGGCAGTCACGAACATGCTGCTGGCCGCGGCCGCCGCCGAACGCCGGCTGGCCGAGCGGTCCGTGTCCCAGAGCGAACGACGGTTTCGGGCGGTGGTGGAGGATCAGACTGATCTTATCTGCCGGTTTACGCCCACCGGCGAGATTACGTTTGTGAACGGCGCCTACTGCCGGTTTCGCGGCCGGACCCAGGCGGAACTGCTGGGAACAAATTTCCTGCAAACGCTCAATGCCGAAGATCGCGCGGTGGCGTTGAGTTATTTCAATGATCTGCCGCCGACGCAGCCGGCGGTTTCGTTCGACCACCGCGTCGCCGGCGCGGACGGCGCGGAACTCTGGCAGCAGTTCACCGTGCGGCATCTGTTTCCCGAGGGCGACGGGCCGCATGAATTTCAGGCCGTCATTCAGGACATCACCGCGCGCAAACAATCCGAACAGGCCCTGCAGGCCAGTGAAAAAAAATATCGTTCGCTCGTGGCCAACATTCCCGACGTGGTGTGGACGGTGAACGCCCGCCGCGAGTTGATTTACATCAGCGACAACGTCGAGACCATCCTTGGCTTCAAGCCGCGCGAAATCATGTCGCTGCCGGGCGCATGGTGGCTGGACGGCATCCACCCCGATGACGTGGCCCAGGTGGAAACGGCGTATCAAAAACTGTTCGAGGGCGGCGAACAACTGGACGTCGAATATCGCTTCCGCCGCGCCGACGGCGAATGGATCTGGCTCCAGAGCCGGGCGACGGCGACGCGCGTGGCGGATGGCGTGTTGTGCACGGACGGGTTGCTGTCGGAGATCACCCAGCGCAAACGGTCGGAGGAAGCGCTGCAACAGGCCAAGGAGGCTGCGGAGGCGGCGAACCGGGCCAAGAGCCAGTTCCTCGCCAACATGAGCCACGAGTTGCGCACGCCGCTCAACGCCATCATCGGGTTCTCCGAAATCCTCGGCGATCAAACATTCGGTCCGCTAAACGAACGCCAGTTGCGCTACGCCGGCAACATTTTGAACAGCGGCCGGCACCTGCTCCAGTTGATCAACGACATCCTTGATCTCTCCAAAGTCGAGGCCAGCCGGATGGAGCTGGCCCGCACCGCGTTCAACGTGGGCGACGCGTTGAACAACGTGCAGGCCATCGTCAAATCCCTCGCGAACAAAAAGCACATCGCACTGGAAATGAAGGTGGCGGCGGACCTCGCGCCGCTGAACGCTGACGAAAGCAAGTTCAAGCAGATCATGTATAACTTGCTCAGCAACGCCATCAAGTTCACGCCCGATGCCGGGCGCGTCACCGTCACAGCCACCGGCGAACCCGCCGGGGCTGACGCGGATCCGACTGTGTCGGGCTGGCTGCGCGTGGGCGTTGGCGACACCGGCATCGGCATTCACCCGCGTGATCATGAACGCATCTTTCATGAGTTTGAGCAGGTGGATTCCTCCTACGGCCGGCAACAACAGGGCACGGGGCTCGGGTTGACGTTGACCCGGAAATTGGTCGAGTTGCACGGCGGCCGGTTGTGGGTGGAGAGCGAAGGTGTCGAAGGGCGGGGCAGCACCTTCACGTTTTTGCTGCCACTGGTGCGGAACGATGAACGGCCGGGCGAATTCGCCTCCAGCGACGGCGTGCTGCGGCCACTGGTGCTCGTGGTGGCAACGGCTGAAGAACGGCAGCAGCTGGTGAGCGATTGCCTGCGGCGCGCGGGCTACGGCGTGGCCGCGGTGCCGGGCGTGGCGGCGCTGCGCAGTGAATTGCAGCGCAGCCGGCCTTACGCGGTGGCCATGGATGAACAGTTGCTGCCGGCGGGCGACGCCGGGACGGCTGATCTGCGTTCCATGATTCCGGGCGGGACGCCGGCGATCGTGTTCTCCACCACGGCCGATGGTTCGCCCGGCTTCAAACTGTGGACTGAAAGTGACGCCGGCTGGGAACCGTTCCGGCCGCGGCTCGTGGAGGCGATTCGCCCGACGGCATCCACCAGTGCCAAGGAGGTCCGCACCGTGGTGGTGATCGACGACGAGCCGGCGTTGCTGGAGCTGTTGACCAAGACGCTCCTTTACAAGGGATTTCAAGTGCTGCCGTCCACGGATGGCCGGCGGGGCATTGAATTCGCCGCCGGATTTCATCCGGATGCCATCATTCTCGACCTGAGCATGCCGGAATGCGACGGCCGTCAGGTGCTGGACCAGCTGCGGGCGCGGCCCGAGACCCGGCAGATTCCGATTCTGATTCATACGGGCACGGTGCTGAACGAAGACGAGCGCCAGCGCCTCGCGGCCCACGTCCACTCCATCACCTTCAAGACCAATCACGCCGGGTTGTTTGAAGACCTGGCGCGGCTGGAGGCAACCGCCGAAGCCACCGTCCAAACATGA
- a CDS encoding adenylate/guanylate cyclase domain-containing protein, which produces MNTTTLEAKPVHPATPPPRGHVLVVDDEEQNRMLLRDSLEAHGYEIAEAADGEQALQQIAERPPDVVLLDVMMPRMDGFEVCRRLKNNPATAGIPVLMVTALSERKERMMGVAAGANDFLNKPVDIQDLTLRVRNAAQLRRLFAQLQQEQEKSERLLRNILPPAIAERMKRGETHFAEHHPEVTVLVADLVGFTELSAHISPDQVVSLLNEIFCAFDEVVARQGLEKIKTIGDAYMVAGGLTQPRADHAEAVAGLALALRAEVERINREYSTSIRVRMGISTGPVVAGVIGRKKISYDLWGDSVNLAFGLEAAGEPGTITVSGATFERVKHSHRFQRREGVPVKGHGAVTVYQLLGRI; this is translated from the coding sequence ATGAACACAACGACACTCGAAGCCAAACCGGTCCACCCCGCCACACCGCCCCCCCGGGGACATGTGCTGGTGGTGGACGACGAAGAACAAAACCGCATGCTGCTGCGCGATTCCCTCGAGGCGCACGGCTACGAAATCGCCGAAGCCGCAGATGGCGAGCAGGCGCTGCAACAGATCGCCGAACGGCCACCCGATGTCGTGCTGCTCGATGTAATGATGCCGCGCATGGACGGTTTCGAGGTGTGCCGCCGTTTGAAAAACAACCCCGCGACCGCGGGCATTCCGGTGCTGATGGTGACGGCGCTTTCCGAACGCAAGGAGCGCATGATGGGCGTGGCCGCCGGGGCCAACGACTTTCTGAACAAGCCGGTGGACATTCAGGATTTGACCCTGCGCGTGCGCAATGCCGCTCAGCTGCGCCGCCTCTTTGCGCAATTGCAGCAGGAGCAGGAAAAATCGGAACGCCTGCTGCGGAACATCCTGCCGCCCGCCATCGCCGAGCGCATGAAGCGGGGGGAGACGCACTTTGCCGAGCATCATCCGGAGGTCACCGTGCTGGTGGCGGACCTCGTTGGTTTCACCGAATTGTCCGCGCACATCAGCCCGGATCAGGTGGTCAGTCTGCTGAACGAAATCTTTTGCGCCTTCGACGAGGTGGTGGCGCGGCAGGGGCTCGAAAAAATCAAAACCATCGGCGACGCCTACATGGTGGCGGGAGGCCTGACGCAGCCGCGCGCGGATCACGCGGAGGCCGTGGCCGGGCTGGCGCTGGCCCTGCGCGCCGAAGTGGAGCGCATCAATCGCGAATACAGCACCTCCATCCGCGTTCGGATGGGCATCAGCACCGGGCCCGTCGTGGCGGGCGTGATTGGCCGGAAGAAAATCAGCTACGACCTGTGGGGCGATTCGGTCAACCTGGCCTTCGGGCTGGAAGCCGCCGGCGAGCCCGGCACCATCACGGTTTCGGGCGCCACCTTCGAACGCGTTAAACACAGCCATCGCTTCCAACGTCGCGAGGGCGTGCCGGTCAAGGGCCACGGGGCGGTGACGGTTTATCAGTTGTTGGGCCGCATTTGA
- a CDS encoding response regulator: MNNPSPHRVLVVEDNVLNLELVTDLLEAAGYVVWPARTAEEGLHRAQHLPDLILMDLSLPGMDGLAAIRALRTGPLTTDLPIIVLTAHAMKGDEEIARAAGCDGYLTKPIDTRTFVEKVAGFIAFAHLRRTIDTPTN, from the coding sequence ATGAACAATCCTTCGCCCCATCGCGTGCTGGTGGTTGAGGACAACGTGCTCAACCTGGAACTGGTGACCGACCTGCTGGAGGCCGCCGGCTATGTCGTCTGGCCCGCCCGCACGGCCGAGGAGGGCTTGCACCGCGCCCAGCATCTGCCGGATTTGATTCTTATGGATCTCAGCCTGCCCGGCATGGATGGTCTCGCCGCCATCCGGGCGTTGCGCACCGGACCGTTGACGACTGATCTGCCCATCATCGTCCTGACCGCACATGCAATGAAGGGCGACGAGGAAATCGCCCGGGCTGCCGGTTGCGACGGCTACCTCACCAAACCCATCGACACCCGCACCTTTGTCGAGAAGGTGGCCGGGTTCATCGCGTTTGCCCATTTGCGCCGGACCATCGATACCCCCACGAATTAA
- a CDS encoding LysR family transcriptional regulator, with the protein MNIHHLELFYYVARHGGITEAVRNMPYGIQQPAISGQVAQLEEHLGVTLFHRRPFALTPAGEKLYQFIQPFFANLGALETELQGGQAQHIRIGASTIVLRDHLPDLIQHAQKKLPQLRVALREGYQGELESLLLREEIDLAVTLIEKRATPGINSQVLLELPLMLLVPASSKITNAEQLWEQDPINEALICMPAAEVITKHLQQTLAQRDIDWFPSIEVSSLDLIQTYVAHGFGVGIAVQIPGVKIGPGARIVPLPDFPKVAVGALWRGRATPLIQLFVEALQQRARQLAKIG; encoded by the coding sequence ATGAATATTCACCACTTGGAGCTGTTTTACTATGTGGCCCGTCATGGCGGCATCACCGAAGCCGTGCGCAACATGCCTTACGGCATCCAACAACCGGCCATCAGCGGCCAGGTGGCCCAGTTGGAGGAGCATCTGGGCGTGACCCTGTTCCACCGGCGTCCCTTCGCCCTCACGCCGGCCGGCGAGAAGCTTTACCAGTTCATCCAGCCCTTCTTTGCCAATCTGGGCGCCCTCGAAACCGAACTGCAAGGCGGCCAGGCCCAGCACATCCGCATCGGCGCCTCCACCATCGTGCTGCGCGACCACCTGCCGGACCTGATCCAGCATGCGCAAAAAAAACTGCCGCAGCTGCGCGTGGCGCTGCGCGAGGGTTATCAGGGCGAATTGGAAAGCTTGTTGTTGCGGGAGGAAATCGACCTCGCGGTCACGCTCATTGAAAAGCGCGCCACCCCGGGCATCAATTCGCAGGTGCTGCTGGAGCTGCCCCTGATGTTGCTCGTGCCCGCCAGCAGCAAGATCACAAACGCCGAGCAGTTGTGGGAACAGGACCCCATCAACGAGGCGCTGATCTGCATGCCCGCCGCGGAGGTCATCACCAAACATCTGCAACAAACGCTCGCCCAACGGGACATCGACTGGTTTCCGAGCATTGAAGTAAGCTCGCTGGATTTGATTCAAACCTACGTGGCGCATGGATTTGGCGTGGGCATCGCCGTGCAGATTCCGGGCGTCAAAATTGGACCGGGCGCCCGCATCGTCCCGTTGCCGGACTTCCCGAAAGTGGCCGTCGGCGCCCTGTGGCGCGGCCGCGCCACGCCGCTGATTCAACTCTTCGTCGAGGCCTTGCAACAGCGGGCCCGGCAACTCGCCAAGATTGGTTGA
- a CDS encoding ankyrin repeat domain-containing protein, whose translation MPLMRGLLTIAAVGLGLLGAAAQNSPPPDAALTNAIRSARLQLQGRQPSLTPAEITRQAETLGRSNWLASAIVKAIETRDFTNAAAWLKEFPGRVDDLQQYGQPLLYRAVSQNQPELLAFLLQQKANPDVAGPFNDSPLVQALQSRRWNMACQLIEAGASVMGTNRFGRSAAGVFFESWYPGNPGEPGITNLVPLMLQHGLDPFAPVRAGSPVSLVEECLSRESNYRSFGFGPRLWSGPSSSPPQALFGDLLLTNQPGPARLTPLGDTALHLAVCWQRTNLVAFLLHAGFTIDQTNAAGLTPLQELVGRGLSFQSVSPGFTWIGSGIGPASPTSNTNALPASIPDFLLAQGARLDVFSAAGLGRTNELAALLRENPHLAGARDGYGRTPLHYAALNAPWGGMVAFGPMAVRQQMVMPGRSGLARPGAPDEPIVRVVQRLLQAGADPSVATTRKVRFARNLGDIPAGTTPLHLAAKAGNATLLHALLTAKADVQRADETGDTPLHLAARTWQTNALALLLRAHAPLEVTNHAGQTPLRAAVEAGMSPEVAALLDAGASPTNGLGGSTLVHLAAVRGDVATLRVLSAHRLALDTPDGSGRTPFELAATARRWDAITFLREAGANLNAADHDGNTALHLLAAEQDDMVNHEAAQSWWERWERNRLAQPGLVGGALRWLMTKKVLTPPAGPVWTNTSLSAWLLDNGARVNATNHAGQTPLHVLCGANWLNWYDLNQTSNRLAVLLNAGARLDLTDTNGLTPLHLAVTNASPAQLAFLLKQAGRGVDMRDARGRTLLHVAVLGARDNLDRVSALLSAGADPNVRDRQGQTPLLLALSFRNDGYDWQRSRLVQMLLTNRADPNLADARGDTPLHWVMRNYASNWDYPARDFVPLLLTNGAQPNARDRAGLTPLHWLASSSNGFVHPFGQIGPILFDARWDYAARDPVGDAPVHLWIPHLQNYWDDMEGFKRVLTNQHLVNFTNSAGDTPLHLALKADKDFLARALMQIGADPTLKNAAGETALRLAVERSPGFFDQEVRPPGAQHRFFDAIRLRDRADLNGWLTADPSLATVTNRDGATALMAATDAGDPTNINRLLELGAPLDALSALRLGRMTEFQKLLEAAPRPVPDAWLFEAVRFGRLDGLQALLAAGASVEAADGDGHSLLFRATAAKRADLAEWLRIQGCRPTFFDAIEEGDIAALDAFATADPACVSLTNRNGATPLYDAATAGRTEVAKWLLQHGAPVNAPIPGGWTALHAAAMNDAVELGRVLLDAGASPNILGPGGMGPLHLAAALGNTNFAGLLLARGADVNLISPVQGGYFGNSPLHWAAHLGKVDMFKLLLAHGADLKALNRQKETPLELARANTRGRHLGFPWPPGTSYRYDPAMQRSPQREVRLRELEAAAAQH comes from the coding sequence ATGCCACTCATGCGAGGCCTGTTAACAATTGCGGCCGTGGGGCTGGGGCTGCTCGGCGCCGCGGCGCAAAACAGCCCGCCGCCGGACGCGGCGCTGACCAACGCAATCCGCTCGGCGCGTCTTCAGCTTCAGGGCCGCCAGCCGTCGTTGACGCCGGCCGAAATCACCCGGCAGGCCGAAACGCTGGGCCGCTCCAACTGGCTCGCCTCCGCCATCGTCAAAGCGATTGAGACGCGCGACTTCACCAATGCCGCGGCGTGGTTGAAGGAGTTTCCCGGTCGCGTCGACGACCTGCAACAATACGGGCAACCATTGTTGTATCGCGCCGTGTCGCAGAACCAGCCCGAGCTGCTGGCCTTCCTGCTTCAGCAAAAGGCGAATCCCGATGTGGCCGGGCCGTTCAACGATTCACCGCTCGTGCAGGCGCTCCAGTCCCGCCGGTGGAACATGGCCTGCCAGTTGATCGAGGCGGGCGCTTCGGTGATGGGCACGAATCGTTTCGGGCGCAGCGCCGCGGGCGTCTTCTTCGAGAGTTGGTATCCGGGCAACCCTGGCGAGCCGGGCATCACGAATCTGGTGCCGCTGATGTTGCAACACGGGCTCGATCCGTTCGCGCCTGTGCGTGCGGGCAGCCCGGTTTCGCTGGTGGAAGAATGCCTGAGCCGCGAGAGCAACTATCGTTCGTTTGGCTTCGGCCCGCGCCTTTGGTCGGGGCCCAGTTCGTCGCCACCACAGGCGTTGTTCGGCGATTTGTTGCTGACGAACCAGCCCGGTCCAGCGCGGCTCACCCCGCTCGGTGACACGGCCCTGCATCTGGCGGTGTGCTGGCAGCGCACCAATCTCGTCGCATTCCTCCTTCACGCCGGATTCACCATCGATCAGACCAACGCCGCAGGGCTGACGCCGTTGCAGGAACTGGTCGGTCGCGGACTGTCGTTCCAGTCGGTCAGTCCCGGATTCACTTGGATCGGGTCCGGTATTGGACCAGCGTCACCCACGTCGAACACCAATGCGTTGCCCGCCAGCATCCCGGACTTCCTGCTCGCGCAGGGCGCGCGGCTGGATGTGTTTTCCGCGGCGGGACTGGGCCGCACCAACGAACTCGCGGCCTTGTTGCGCGAAAATCCGCATCTGGCCGGCGCTCGCGACGGTTACGGCCGCACGCCGCTGCACTACGCGGCGTTGAATGCGCCTTGGGGTGGCATGGTTGCATTCGGCCCGATGGCGGTGCGCCAGCAGATGGTGATGCCGGGGCGTTCGGGTTTGGCGCGGCCGGGGGCGCCGGATGAACCGATTGTTCGGGTGGTTCAACGGTTGTTGCAGGCGGGCGCTGATCCTTCCGTTGCGACCACGCGGAAAGTGCGGTTCGCGCGCAACCTCGGCGACATCCCGGCCGGGACGACGCCCTTGCATCTCGCCGCCAAGGCTGGCAACGCCACCTTGCTGCACGCGTTGCTGACGGCCAAGGCGGACGTGCAGCGCGCCGACGAGACGGGCGACACGCCCTTGCACCTGGCCGCACGCACGTGGCAGACCAACGCGCTGGCGCTGCTGCTGCGGGCGCACGCGCCGTTGGAGGTGACGAATCACGCCGGCCAGACGCCGTTGCGCGCGGCCGTGGAAGCCGGCATGAGCCCCGAAGTCGCCGCGCTGCTCGACGCCGGGGCCAGTCCCACCAACGGCCTCGGCGGCAGCACGTTGGTGCACCTGGCGGCGGTGCGGGGCGACGTGGCCACCTTGCGGGTGCTGTCCGCGCACCGGCTCGCGCTCGATACGCCGGATGGTTCGGGCCGCACACCATTCGAACTGGCGGCCACGGCCAGGCGGTGGGACGCCATAACGTTTCTGCGCGAAGCGGGCGCCAACCTCAATGCCGCCGATCACGACGGCAACACGGCGTTGCACCTGCTCGCGGCCGAGCAGGATGACATGGTCAATCACGAGGCCGCCCAGTCATGGTGGGAGCGGTGGGAGCGCAATCGCCTGGCCCAGCCGGGCCTCGTGGGTGGCGCCTTGCGCTGGCTGATGACCAAGAAAGTCCTCACCCCGCCGGCCGGACCGGTGTGGACGAACACCAGTCTCAGCGCGTGGTTGCTCGACAACGGCGCGCGTGTGAATGCCACCAATCACGCTGGACAGACGCCGTTGCACGTCCTGTGCGGCGCCAACTGGTTGAACTGGTATGACCTGAACCAAACCTCGAACCGCCTGGCCGTTTTGCTGAACGCGGGGGCGCGGCTCGATTTGACCGACACGAACGGCCTCACGCCGCTGCATCTCGCAGTCACAAACGCTTCACCTGCGCAGCTGGCCTTTCTGCTCAAGCAAGCCGGGCGCGGCGTGGACATGCGGGATGCGCGGGGGCGGACGTTGTTGCACGTCGCCGTGCTGGGCGCGCGCGACAATCTCGATCGTGTGTCGGCCTTGTTGTCCGCTGGCGCGGACCCGAATGTGCGCGACCGGCAAGGGCAGACCCCGTTGCTCCTCGCGTTGTCGTTCCGTAACGATGGCTACGACTGGCAGCGGTCGCGGCTCGTGCAGATGTTGTTGACGAATCGCGCCGACCCGAATCTGGCGGACGCGCGCGGCGACACGCCGCTGCATTGGGTCATGCGAAACTACGCTTCGAACTGGGACTATCCGGCGCGCGACTTTGTTCCGCTGCTGCTCACGAACGGCGCGCAGCCCAATGCCCGCGACCGGGCCGGGCTGACGCCGCTGCATTGGCTGGCGTCTTCCAGCAACGGCTTTGTGCATCCCTTCGGCCAGATCGGCCCCATCCTGTTTGATGCGCGCTGGGATTACGCCGCGCGGGATCCGGTGGGCGACGCGCCCGTTCACCTTTGGATTCCGCACCTGCAAAATTACTGGGACGACATGGAGGGCTTCAAACGCGTATTGACCAACCAGCATCTGGTGAACTTCACCAACAGCGCGGGGGACACGCCGTTGCACCTGGCGTTGAAGGCGGACAAGGATTTTCTGGCGCGCGCGTTGATGCAAATCGGCGCCGATCCCACGCTGAAGAATGCCGCGGGCGAAACCGCCCTGCGCCTGGCCGTCGAGCGGTCGCCGGGCTTTTTCGATCAGGAGGTGCGTCCACCGGGGGCGCAACATCGGTTCTTCGACGCCATTCGCCTGCGGGATCGGGCGGATTTGAACGGCTGGCTCACGGCGGATCCGAGTCTGGCCACGGTGACCAATCGCGACGGGGCGACGGCGTTAATGGCGGCCACGGATGCAGGCGATCCCACAAACATCAACCGCCTGCTGGAACTGGGCGCGCCGCTGGATGCGCTTTCGGCGTTGCGTCTGGGGCGGATGACTGAATTTCAAAAACTGCTGGAAGCTGCGCCTCGTCCGGTGCCTGACGCGTGGCTGTTTGAAGCCGTGCGGTTCGGCCGGCTGGATGGCTTGCAGGCGTTGCTGGCGGCGGGCGCCTCCGTGGAGGCCGCCGATGGCGACGGACACTCGTTGCTGTTTCGTGCCACCGCCGCGAAACGCGCGGACCTGGCGGAATGGCTGCGAATTCAGGGCTGCCGTCCGACGTTCTTCGACGCGATCGAGGAGGGCGACATCGCTGCGTTGGACGCCTTCGCGACGGCCGATCCCGCTTGCGTCAGCCTGACCAATCGCAACGGCGCGACGCCGCTGTATGATGCGGCGACGGCCGGCCGGACGGAAGTTGCGAAATGGCTGTTGCAGCACGGCGCGCCGGTGAACGCGCCCATTCCCGGCGGCTGGACCGCGCTGCACGCCGCCGCGATGAACGATGCCGTCGAACTGGGGCGCGTGCTGCTGGACGCGGGTGCCTCACCCAACATTCTGGGACCGGGCGGCATGGGGCCGTTGCATCTGGCGGCGGCGCTGGGAAACACCAACTTCGCCGGCTTGTTGTTGGCGCGCGGCGCGGACGTGAATTTGATTTCGCCGGTGCAGGGCGGTTATTTCGGCAACTCGCCGCTGCATTGGGCCGCGCACTTGGGGAAGGTGGACATGTTCAAGTTGTTGCTGGCGCACGGCGCGGACTTGAAGGCGCTGAACCGCCAGAAGGAAACGCCGCTGGAACTTGCCCGGGCCAATACGCGCGGCCGACACCTTGGATTTCCCTGGCCGCCGGGGACCTCCTACCGTTACGACCCGGCCATGCAGCGGTCGCCACAGCGCGAGGTCCGGTTGCGGGAGCTGGAAGCGGCGGCGGCCCAACATTGA